A section of the Microaerobacter geothermalis genome encodes:
- a CDS encoding ABC transporter ATP-binding protein, producing the protein MSIVQMKEVCKHYGNVKALDQISLDIKKGEWVSVMGPSGSGKSTFLNMVGCMDQPTSGSIWIDGTEISRLTARELTEVRRDKIGLVFQQFHLIPYLTAVENVMLAQYYHSIPDEKEALESLERVGLKERAYHLPSQLSGGEQQRVCIARALINYPAIILADEPTGNLDGTNEKIVIELFKELHKQGHTIIMVTHSPAVGKLAQRQLQLVHGKLSQLTLQAV; encoded by the coding sequence GTGAGCATCGTACAAATGAAAGAGGTTTGCAAACATTATGGAAATGTAAAGGCTTTGGATCAAATCAGTTTGGATATTAAAAAGGGGGAATGGGTTTCGGTAATGGGACCTTCAGGTTCCGGGAAAAGCACCTTCCTTAACATGGTTGGGTGTATGGATCAGCCTACATCCGGTTCCATATGGATTGACGGAACAGAGATCTCTCGCTTAACCGCCAGGGAACTGACGGAGGTGCGGCGGGACAAAATTGGCCTGGTATTTCAACAGTTTCACTTGATTCCTTACTTGACAGCCGTTGAGAATGTCATGCTTGCCCAATACTATCACAGTATACCCGATGAAAAGGAAGCCCTTGAATCATTGGAAAGGGTAGGCCTAAAGGAAAGAGCCTATCATCTTCCTTCTCAATTATCCGGCGGAGAGCAGCAAAGGGTTTGTATTGCTAGAGCGTTAATTAATTATCCGGCGATTATCCTTGCCGATGAACCAACAGGAAATTTGGATGGAACAAATGAAAAAATTGTGATTGAGTTATTCAAAGAACTCCATAAGCAGGGACACACCATCATTATGGTGACCCATTCCCCTGCGGTGGGGAAACTGGCTCAAAGACAATTGCAGCTTGTTCACGGAAAATTAAGCCAATTAACTTTACAAGCTGTGTGA